In the genome of Raphanus sativus cultivar WK10039 chromosome 9, ASM80110v3, whole genome shotgun sequence, the window TCTAGCTACTACCATACGTATCATAATAGTGGAAACTGCATTATGGTTAGATTTGCAATATAATCACTTACTTAGTCAATGATCTTATTTGATTCCGAAAAATCTTGCTAGATCAAAGAAGGTTAGTATCAACGGTCGTCTACTAGCAAagacaattttaatttttgttatgtttGTTCAAACTTCTGTTATGAAATCCAATAAGTTTCTTGGATTAACTTACACCACAAAAGTAAAATTTGCGAACCGACAGACCTTTCGTTATTGCAACTATAATTTACAAGTTGAAGTGGTTATATTGTTCCAAATATGATTGTCGCATTAATGTAACCACGTCCTAATCAAAATACAGGATCTCTTATTTGGTCCAAAGGGTATAAATGTTGAATATTCAATCACAAAAACGAACCAATATGTGTTGTTTACAATAGATGATACACATAAAAAGTTATGTCTGTTTGTTCTTTTATTATTGGTATAGAATGATTTGTACTATCGGAATAATTATAGAATGGATAAACctctcaaatttttttttgtctcggTTAAATTACTGAATTGAAATCAATAGCTGAATAGTTCAAATAGATTACAAAACCTTTAAAACGTCCGTTAAGGGGTCCTTACTCCAAGAATGAGCAGGAATACCAATCTATTCGCCGTACAGTATAACGAAACAcacaaaaaagagagaaaaaagtgATGCTACTAGTACTCTTGCGATACAAGGTTTTGAAATATCGAAGGACAATATTGTTTTCACAATTTTGAAATAgttacttattttattatttttaatagttatacGTTATTTATGTAGTTTTGGTTATACGATgattcaattatttaataataataaaactctGTTGTTGTATTATAACCAAAAGAAtcataaatgtatatttacttttatatcaTTATTGTCAGATGAATTGTACTTACAAATTATTGAAGTTCCATATCATCTGCTCTCTCATCGAGAcgaacaagttttttttttttgaaagcaaGACGAACAAGTTGTATATAATCTTCTTCCTTTCTAAAAGCCaccgagttttttttttttggtaaaatgttaaataaggAGAGTTGTAAGAGACGACCGAGTTTCAAACTTAGAACATGAATCACCAATGTACCGtgtttaaattttcatttaatttacttaaaaatatatcccataccaaatattaaaatagctacaaaatatataattatcaaaattctGTATGACCCATACTGgggttttcggttttggcgatTTAGTTAAATAGTATATACAATATTCAACCTTCGGTTCAGCGTCTTATTCGGCTCATTCCGTTAAGGCCATGTTAGACTTGTCAGTTGAATCAAATTCACAATATCAATCCCTGATCCCACGCAGTTGGCAAGTTTTGTCTTTTTCCAcaagttttatcttttttttttctaaagtttttaaCCTTTTTGAGTTGAATTCTCCACGACACCATTTACACCCTTGTAGTACATATGTACTCCAGGTATACCGTATATTGTATAACTAGTTTCCATAAATGGAAGCTCTTTCCGatgttaaaaatgaaaaataatatagcAAGACACGGGCTGGATCGGAATCAATCAAATGCTTTGTAGGCCTAAACAAATAAAGATGCGTCCACTGGATCCAGTTTGAGCATTAGATTTCATGCTTTAGGCCCATAGAAGTTTTGTTTACAAGAaagtttgtttttaaagaatagtagcttcagtgacaaaaaaaaaaaaagaatagtagCTTTTGCTTGTGTAGGAAGAAACTCTTAAAGAGAAGGCATAAACAGGATTTGAACTCAGTTTCTTGGGGTGGAACGGGTGATGATAGACATTAACAAGACGGGAACTGGATTGTTTGATTTAGATATTGCTAAGATGGATGAAGGCTGGTGTAAGGGTCTGCCAAATACAGACACTGCTATTGTCTCGGCTGCTCATTGGTTCTTCAGGCCAATATTTATACATAGAGGAGATGAGAAACTTGGTTGCATCTACTGTAACTTGCCAAATATGACTCATATTATCCCGGACTAAGGGTAAAAGCTTGTTTACTCGCATGTGAGAAATGAAAGTAAGATATAGTGACGGTCATGAGGACTATTATTTCACCTGCTCATTCCAAGTCCCGGAGAAACGTGCAGCAGACAGTCAAGCTAAACCACTTGAGGATAAACAGACAAAagtaaaaacattattttaccTTTTCTAATGAGTAAGTATATAGAGATTATACAATACTGAATACAACACAGAAGTTTCATTTAACTGATATAAATAGTACGGATCAATTTTCAGCAACCATTTTAAAGTACACAGCTTATGTACTATTCCATCAGTTACACACCAAGGACAACCATTTTGTGTACACATTTAACTGAGAATCATAGATGAATATCAAATTCCTAAACTGTTCCTCAAGACATGGATTTGATTCAACAGTCAAAGCTAAAATGACAATCAAGACTCCAAACAGTTAAATAAAGCTGAGAAAATCAAAGGAAAAGGGGAAGATGATTAATTCTCAACTGATGAGTACGTAAATTAATCAGTTTTTGTATAACATTCAGaaattttgatgatatattaaGACTTGATTCCTAGAATTAAAGATCACATTTGCCtcttcaaataaaattaaaaagacatTCACATATGAAACTtttacatacacatatatagagagagagagagctaccGTGACTAGTAGATGATACTTAGACATGCTCATCGTTCTTGTAACTTTCCAATAGAGGAGCCTTCTGTGAAGCTGATGGAGAATCAAGGTCATCTTCGTTGGTGGCATCCTCGTTGTTAGCCTTATTGTCACCTTCGACCATAGCCACTTCCTTAGCTTTGCCCCACATAACAGTGTAAAACCCTGTCGTTATTACCGTTGCCCCGATCAAGCTGCAGAGATCAACAACATTCAAGAACGAAAATGGAAGCAAAAGAGTGAGTAAAGTAgagataaaaatgaaatattgacACTTGAACCTTTTGCTAGACCAATCTTGGAAAACTACTATACTATATTTGGATATGATGTACAATATTTTCTACTGTCGAGTTTTACTTACCTGCCAATGTAGAGAGAATCATGGAGGAAGATCACACCCATTGCAACCGCAATCGCAATCGACAGAGGCTTGAACATTGCAACAAATAAAGGCCCCTTGATCCTCAACGCCCACGTATGGATTGTATTGTTTATACAAGATCCAAAAACTCCctaaacattaatatataatcaagaacaaaaaaaaatccttgtTGATCACTAATTACACAAGTGTCTTGTActaaaaacacattaatatgCTAGTTATATGTTCTCACCGAGCAAACGATTGACACCAAAGCTATATTTGGTTTTATCTTCCATGCATTCAAGTCATTCCCTTCAGTGAACAATGTGGCAAGCCCGGTCCAAAAGCTCACGCCTAAGCTATAGTAACAAACAACTGTGAACTCTGATGGATACTCTCTCATGATTTGAGTCTACAAAACAAATTACGATCATAAGATGTATAAACAAAACCATACATTATATATGCAAATAGAGTTGATTAAAGTCGAGACCTGGACAATGTACCACAAAGGAACCATGAAATACTCGACGGAAAGGAACGCAGCACCAATGACCCAGTTATGGTTTGTGGACTGTGATCTCAAAGAAACGGACGGTGGTGACATAGCGATCACCACAGGACCATTGTAAAGAGTCACTATGAAAGCTCCTCCGATGGAAACTACGGTTCCTAACATTTTAGCCACACTACTTGTTCTTTTGAACGATACACTCTCCATCCTGCAACCAAACTCTAAAGAATTCATATAGGCCCAAATATGCATGATGGGCCGATGGTATTTTAGGAAATTGATAGTGTAGAAGGAATAATATAAAGAACCAAACTTaccttcaccccctaaggtgaacctctacattcacccaccaataggaattagttaattaagatttgatatcttttaaagaAGGAAACTAAGTaataagaattttaataaaataaaattatgtttacagataaataaaaatagtagcaattatcaaagaaatatattctttttagaatTGATAAATCCatcaaaaaatactaaaccctaaaccctaaattctaaaccctaaaccttaaattctaaatactaaaccctaaacccttggaaaaagcCTGAAtccttgggcaaatcctatacactgaacccttaaatttaaaccaaaccttaaatcataaactaaatcttaatccctaaaccataaatcataacccctaatactaaaccctaaatcctaaattccaaaatggtcatggtttaggattaagagtttatgatttaatatttgtcaaagagtttagggtttagggtttcgtgtttagaatttagggtttaatattatggtttatgattaacggtagggtttagggtttaaaattaacgatttagggtataagatttgcccaagggttcagactttccccaagggtttagggtttagtatttagaatttagggtatagggttcaGTATTTTtggacggatttatcaatactaaaataattttttttataattgctactcttttttatttatctaaaaacataattttatttcattaaatttttattacttggtttccttttttaagagatatcaaatctcaattaactaattcctattggtgggtgaatgtagaggttcaccttagggggtgaagctaagttttaTTCTAATATAAAAGAGGATAAACAACCTGAAAAGGATGGCGAGCAAGAAGGTAAACGCAGGAGTGAGGTTGCTGATCGCAGAAGCAAGTGTTGGAGAGCTATAATTAATTCCTGTGTACCCCATTATGTTTGAGCAGCATCTATATTATTTAACACGATGTTTATTAActaattcatattaaaaaaataatacagaTTTCGATTATTACGAAGATGGAAGCAAACCCTACCAAAATAGTACAAAAACCATTTATTAGAAAAAGACAACAAAATAAATGGTCTTTAGACTTCTACAGGAAAACGATGGGTTTTGTTTTCGGCAATTAAATGGATCAATATATTTGAACAGCATCTATTTAAGTATTTAAGAcgattaaatttaatttatctatataactaaataattgATTCCATCATGAAAAAACCctccaaaaatgaaaataattcacaaaaagaataaaaaagacAAGAAGTGTAGGGTTAGATTTTTGCCGAATTGCAGCTTTTGGAATCAACTTTAAGCCAAGTGTCTTCAAGATTGGGTAAGAAAAATCTGAGAGTTTTCAAGAACATGATGcaaatattttcttgtttatttttggaTCTTACCTGATCAGGACTAAAGTTCGAAATCATACATGAATTTTTTTGCGTTAAAGTTGAGAAAATTAGAGATGAAACTTTTACCCAATTAACCCTAGAACCACGATTTTGTAGAGAATTGAGAAATTCATTGGTGGGAGAGTTCTTGATCTGTCAAATTAACAAGAACCCATCACTCTTTATTTCAAGAAGAACACTTTAGCTCAAATTTCTAAGGGAGAAAGACATGATCCCTAACCTGGAGGAAAAGAATATggaaggaaggagaagaagagcagcGAGACCGTAAGAGTAAACGATGAAGACATGGAAGCTCATGCCTTGCAAAGTCGCTGCCTTGAACAGAGTGTTTAAACCAACGTTGGCACATTCCATTATCACCAGGGCCATTACCGGCAACACTTCTCTCTCAAAGTATTTTCGCGCCATCtctattctctctctctctccgctCTCTGTTACTTTTGTAGATGTGGAGATTCGAAGaagtggttttttttttcttaaacgaAGTGAAGATGTAAAGATGAGAAACAGAGTTGTTCTGTTTTTGGGGGAAAGACAAGAAGAAAAATACCAATAGTGTGTGTGAGTGGGAGAAAGCTAGATTTTCAGCAGATGTGTATTGTGTACGCACACTTGTGAAAGATAGTAAATCAGAAAAAATACCATGTCACATGTATTTTCtgtactttttatttttgtccaAATATTTAGCCCActaatttaaaattgtatatctGTCCATAGATTAAGttcattttcttatataaaaaaaatgtatagtgTGTTGAGTATGTATGATAAGATTGAGATGTTTATCTTTTATGTATAATGTAATGTATGGATGAATTtcaaacttcagtatatataaattattactaGCCTGTGGATTCATTATTTCAGAATTTTCTAAACatttctcatctttcttttattttagaaCTACTAgtcttataatattattagcAGACAAGTACCTTATTTCAGTTTTACATGTTagtacatctttttttttttgctcaaccATAATAGTACATCTTAAATCTTATaccttaataatatatttgttctCCAATACGACACGAAATGGTATGAATTGTTAAGCAGAAAAAAATAGTTGTAGATGATAGAATAGTGACAGGTGAGTTACAAATATCATTAAGAAAATGTAGATTAGCTAGATACGTAACCATTATCATGATTTATAACGAAAGTAACGGTATATGGATATCCCTTATCGATGTGGACCTTGTGGTAAAGTGTTTTAAGCCAGCATAACATTATATCATCTTGTATCATTATATCACGAAAAACAGTCCAGTCCTAgcgaatctatcttattaaaacagaaacattatgttggatctaacatttattttataaatttttaaattaaatacacctttatactttatagttaaacctacattaaatccctaatgtttctttctttatactactatccatgtttccaaacaatatacttatttctttatactactatcaatgtttccaaacaatatattttatatactactatcaatgtttccaaacaatacaataattaatcttagttattttatatccatcattttctctttaaaattttgtagattcgtcataatttcataaattacaaaataatgaactttaaaatttggattataagattacaaattatgaaaatattacaatttcaatcaaattagattacatatcggtcatccatcagttcaatcgattagtctcgggttttaatgactttttaatatgaatattttaaaaaactaaattgaattgttagatctccggattaaccggtataatcacaatcgagttgaatttaaaaacactgatttaaatacaaaaatattttaaatacacactctttaaaagttaacaaaatatttgttaagttattagtgaaatttttcatcgtaaaatattctgcgcttccatagcgcggatcaagatctagttgtCTGTTATAATTGAACACCAAAACATATGGTTTAGGCCGATGGTCTATAATAGATGCGTGCATCCACACGCCATAAAATAAAACCTACTTAATTAGCTTATTAAAAGTCAATCTAGTATATCAAAAATAGTGTTCTAAATGATAATTGGAATTcattcaaaaaggaaaaaaaaggagCTGAAATACAAGGAAAAAACGAAAAGAAT includes:
- the LOC108835595 gene encoding WAT1-related protein At3g28050 → MARKYFEREVLPVMALVIMECANVGLNTLFKAATLQGMSFHVFIVYSYGLAALLLLPSIFFSSRSRTLPPMNFSILYKIVVLGLIGCCSNIMGYTGINYSSPTLASAISNLTPAFTFLLAILFRMESVSFKRTSSVAKMLGTVVSIGGAFIVTLYNGPVVIAMSPPSVSLRSQSTNHNWVIGAAFLSVEYFMVPLWYIVQTQIMREYPSEFTVVCYYSLGVSFWTGLATLFTEGNDLNAWKIKPNIALVSIVCSGVFGSCINNTIHTWALRIKGPLFVAMFKPLSIAIAVAMGVIFLHDSLYIGSLIGATVITTGFYTVMWGKAKEVAMVEGDNKANNEDATNEDDLDSPSASQKAPLLESYKNDEHV